ggtgtaatggccagtccctattagcagcaatggataacaacacccgaattgtgttcatcttagctactggagagaaggtctcagaatagtcaactccatatgtctgagtatagccttttgcgacaagtcgtgccttgtacctttctatcgagccatcaggtcttcttttgatagtgaagacccatcgacaacccactggtcgcttcccttctggtagagcacatttctcccatgtgtggtttcgaatcagtgcatcaatctctttcttcattgcttccctccaatgcttgtatttcatagcttcttcccatgtctgtggtatttcttcttcctcatatagtgcattctcgaaagcccgagccatctctgataaatggcctttggctaggttcacaacagagtaccgctttttcttgtcaatcctctctggcgtataccttttgggtggaactcctctgtttgaccttggtggaagtatgtacctcccagtgtcagggtcaactccttcgacctcgacttcctcaatttcccttttttcggcctcaattgaattttcttctgcACTTACAGTGTTAGCCAAACAATTATCTGTATCCACAGGATTACTTACAGTGGATAACCTTAACGGAGAAATATTTGAGGCGATGCCACTTTCTACGATGGACTCTACCacatcagagacttgctcagcggaattgcttactgttttctctgatagatccgcatcaggattgcttggcgttggcagtggcattgagatccaacttagcgggtccgtatcattgttatccctaacattactctccccctgaccgctaagatgggtaaagaagtactcagtttcaagaaagttgcagttcattgtaacaaacatccggttggactttggatcgaaacacctataccccttttgatttaccccatatcctacaaaaacgcatttgatagcgcaaggggatagtttagttctttcatgtttaggaatgtggacaaaaacggagcatccgaagacgcgaggttcaagagtcaagggcggaggaatttttgtgaaggtggacaagacttgtagaggagttttatgtttgagaatacttgtgggcaatcggtttaagagataggctgaggtggcaatggcttctggccagaagtgtttcggggcttttgactctataagcatagaacgagtcatttcgaggagagatcgatttttcctttcagccacaccgttttgttcgggagtatgagcacatgtggtttggtgtataaggcctttgttttggaagagttgtttcatggtagaattaacgaactcccccccattatctgaccgaaggacctgaatggttttgtgaaactgagtttggataaggttatagaaatgggtaaagtgtgacaaaacttcagatttttatttcatgaaatatatccaggtcatgcgagtgcaatcatccacaaaaactaagaaatatcgaaaaccttgccccccaataactggtgcgggcccccaaacatcagagtgtactaaggcaaatggggtttcaacacgagtattacttaatgggtaagagttccgatgacttttggataaaagacaagtttcacagtacatgtcatgcttaggaataatactaggaaataataattttaagtaaccgatagatggatgacccaagcgccgatgccaaagccaagctttcctgtcagctgatccgtgagttaacatggcagtccctttttgagctatctcatccacatagtaaagcccatcacgttcagtgccacgcccaattatctctccggttcggatatcctgcaacagacaaaattgtggctgcattagtaacgtacaattcaattcctttgtgacatgactaatggataataacttatgagacatcgaaggaatatatagacaatttgataactgcaaagttggggaaatgttaacggttccagccccctcaaccaccgtaaattccccattggcagtttggatatgagattttagaggtttctgaaggttggtaaggtctgaggcatcatatgttatggtatcggttgccccacagtcaaaaatccatttatcatttttctcatggccattagatactgcacacacaactccaagcttctcgagaggctgaaatcgattttggcaagtggtttgggaaattatggaattttcaggagatttgggggctaattgcgactgagaattttggtggggtaaaacctgcaatttcccaaagatttgggggcttccaataaaagagccccctaaccctaatctaccTGAATCGGGCGCCGCCTCTCCCCTCATCAATTCTTCACTCCAATCGTGAATTACACTCCCACTTCCGCTGGCAACAAAGTTTGCTGCCCCGGTTGTATTCGCTTGCTGAGCAGCTTCATTTCTGGTCCTTCCTCCTGGCTGGACAGCACCGGCGGTTTGCGCGACCCCCTGCACGGCGTTGCCTCCGTCGCCTCCAACTGCTGCGGCGGCGTGCCCGCCACGGTTCCATGGTGTTTGCGGTTGCGGCGGCTTGCCGTGcttctcttcccaccaatctggatatccaactagttcaaagcatgaatcttttgtgtgtcttttccgtttgcagtaggaacacaccaattttgacttgtcttcttcatcacttcgccGATTTCTATCATTGCCACTGCCGCGACCACCACTGTTGCTGCCGCGACCACCACCGTTGCTGCCGCGACCGCCACCCCGAGAGCCGCCGGTAGGGTTCTGCCACCCTCGGATGGCGAGGCCAGTTCCAATTCCATCCATGGCAGCTGCTCCGCCGGTGTTTGCCtgttgtaacactcggagtcgtgtctcctcctgctgaatcaggttgtacgcatagtcgacggagggaagtgggtccattttcagtatttccctcttggttgtttcatatttgctatcaattgcatagagaaactgacatactctctgatcttgtatgaatttgttatgaatctccatatcctctggacatttcattgggttcgtctgtttttggtcgattgaaatccagatctctcccaaccggctccatatttcttctaatGAACTGCTTCCTTGCCTCAGTGTGGTTGCTTTGAACTGAAGATCATACacctggattttatctcttccgCTCCCATATGTGACGGCCAACGCATCCCATATATGCTTTGCCGTCGGATGTTGTGAAACTCGACTGACCAGTCGAGGCTCAATGTTTTGTATTAACCAAGTGATCACACAGTGATCGGCTTGTTCCCATTGTATGAAGGCTGGATCGGTTCGGGGTGGAGAATGAGGCACTCCGGTGACGTGAGATACCATTCCCCGACCGCTTATTGCCGTCTTCATCAATACGGACCAAAGGGCGTAATTTTCTCCATTCAACTTATTCCCACCAATGTGGAGGGGCTGCGTGTCAATTCTGAATGGCATGGCAGCTGTTTCTGGTGGATTTGGTTGGTTcatcgcaaaactattgcgcataaagttggcaaattgccgggcaaattcatctgccatagatgaatctgaggtttcggttactatatagttgtcatttgacattttggctTATGGTTATAGATACagcggaaaaaggaaaaacaaaaaaacgggaaagggccgagaaaggtatcaaagacgatgatgataccttatctgagtccaaacccgctctgataccatgttaaatggtatagacaacatatttagagaagaaagcaatgggagaagattattgtattttgattgaatgatgaaatggtactcaacacccatatatttatagggatgttggtgacttttgagatcttacaataaatgtatattcatggaactacactactattggaacaatgcatgcacatcttcaatgcttcttggaactccattcttggaactatattcttctttaatgcttattgatacttccccttttctcaacaaTTATTTAAAGCAATTTTGTGCATAATTCATATTTCTGCAACTGAATATCTAGAGAGAGAGGTATGGTACGGGGTGAGGAGTTCTTTGCGGAAAGGGAGGCCGTCAGTGACGACTGTGTAGATGACGGTGGCAGTGGCCAGAAATCCGAGCACCACAAACGCCGTCCTCAGCCCGATAGCGAGCGATGCTTCCGCCATTGATGACTATGCTTTACAAGTTTTGAATTACGGTTGTAAGCTGGAAAAGATTGAGAAGAAAATATGAGGAAAGGAGTGAGTTTGAGACGAAAATATATGAGGATGGCAAGAATCCACGTCACCAATCTCTCAAGTCATTCTAGTCTAGTCGGGAAGGGATGGGGATAGTTTCAATTATTTTGGTAAATACCATCTTAAGACTCCATGAAAATTACACTTTTTCATTATGAAAATTATGCACGTAAACATGAATTGGCGAAATTGGAGTGCCAATTTGGCAAAACATGTCCCATTATGAAACATTGGAGTGTTGATAGGATTGTATTAAGGAGCTGTTCAGTTAGTCCGATATGGCAAGTTTTGGGTCCATTTCTGCCCAATTTTCGATGTTCAGTTTTTATGATTTGTATCAGACGGGCCCAAAGAAAAGGGGTAGGCCCGCACTATTCATCAAATATACTCCGAAAATAAAACGGGAGAGATGCGTGCTTTACAAATGTGAGGCGGTCAGATTTGAGCTAATTGGGCAGCAAAAGACAAATTTGCCCTCTGCAAAATTTGAATCCCCCAAATCGTGAATTGCAGCTCTCATTTTCTACCTCTACGTGCCCTATTCGGTGAGACGCCGCTCCACCAATTTCACCACTCTCCAAGCACAGTGTAGAACATCCGTCCACCGGAATTGGCGAGGTTAGATAGATGATTACAATGGTGGAAACCCCGAATACGATTGAGTGATTTATATGTGGATGCAATGTTGTCGGCTTGAATAGAGTGTTGAATTTaatgtcatttttttgtgtAGTTTGATTGGTCGCGGCAGTTCCCAGAGCCACCGTCGGATATTGAAGGCATTATTTTGCAGGAAAGAGACATGTCGACTGCTTCTTCAGGTAAATGCTTCATCCTACCCTATCACTGCCTTTGGTTCTAGTATTTCAACATCGTTATCATGCTGCTTGCTCGTACAAGTTGCTCTCATTTAGTCATATATCGTGGTTATTTGTTGGTTGCAGGGATTTGTTGCGCTAATTTGAGTGTGTAAATATTGTTACTTTGTGATATATTGTTCTGCATTTGTGAATCAAAAATGGTGATGGCTGATGTTGCACACACAGcatctggtttggtcaacagtTGGTGTGGGTACTGTCCGTAAAGTACtgttttgttgttgtgtttaGCTTTAGTTAAATTACATTATACATCAGGAGGCAGGATGAGCTCTCCGACGATTAACTATGCAAGGCTCCACATGTTGCTGGAGGATATAATGCTTGTCTATCATGTTGAGACCACCATCCTCGTACAACGATATAAAAGCGCACGAACACGAAGAGCAAAACGTATAATTGTTCAGAACGCCAGGCGATATAGCGTCTTGAATAAAATACCCTCTCAATTGGAATACCTAGACCGTCTAGTGAACTTGACGGATGCCGACTGCATCGCAAATCTGCCTATGGATCGTAACACATTCGGGAGGTTGTGCCGAATTCTAGTTGAACGAGGAGGTTTGCGCCCTGGTAGGTGTCTTGGTGTCGAAGAAATGGTGGCAATCTTTGTTGGGGTCCTATCACACCATAAAAAGAATCGGATAGTAGGTTTCCATTTCAAAAGGTCAGGTGCGACAGTGTCATATCACGTCAATAATGTACTTGGTGCGGTTCTTAGCCTCCACAACGTACTTCTCTCCAAACCAACACCCATCGGTGAAGACAGTGTAGACCATCGCTGGAAGTGGTTTCCGGTAATATTTTTTGAAGATGAACTGTTATTGACTAGATTTTGGTTTATATgtttcataatttttattagtttattttttttgtgtaaaATAGGGATGCTTGGGGGCGCTTGATGGGACACACATCGATGTCTTGGTGAGTAGTGCCGACAAACCCCGTTACAGAACAAGAAAAGGGCATATAGCGACCAACACCTTGGCGGCATGTAACCGCAACATGCAATTTGTTTACCTTCTAGCGGGTTGGGAGGGGTCTGCAGGTGATTCCCGCGTGCTACGCGATGCTATTACCCGTCCAGGCAGTTTTAAGGTTCCGCAAGGTATGATATATGACAAACCTGATCTACCTTTTTCATCGATGCTTGCTGTTACAACGTAAATATTCATGGctcaatttgaattttttataccCTCTTATTTTAGGTTGTTACTACTTGTGCGATAGCGCCTATGCGAATAGCAATGGTTTTCTAACGCCATATAAAGGCGTAAGGTACCACCTAAACGAATGGGGTCAGGGCAATGCAATGCCCCAGGACCCTAAAGAGCTTTTCAATATGAGGCATACTCGGGCAAGGAATGTAATTGAGCGAGCTTTTGCTGTTTTAAAAATGCGGTGGGGAATCCTTAGAAGTGCTTCGTATTACCCAATCAAGATACAAATACGTCTAATCATGGCATGTTTCTTATTGCACAATTTTATACGCCGAGAGATGGCAACTGACCCTGTTGAGGCTGAACTAGACGAAGAAACTTGGGAATACGCTGCAGATGAAGAAATTGCAGCACAAGATTATGTCGGAGGGGTTGATCCCAGCGCTGAATGGACCCAAAAACGCGAGGCCTTAGCTACTCACATGTGGAACAACAGATAGAATTTTGTAAACAACGTTGTATCTGTTATGAACTTTATTCTGTTTTGCTTGATTGTTTTTGTTGATGTTTACAGAACATATGTATGCACTATTATTCTGGTTGAATGTTGTATAGGGACCCCTCGTTTTTTTTCgcatataaattttaatgtgatttgTCTCCAGCTAGATGAACAACAAGATGTCAAGCTCTGAATGCACCCCTATGTGTGGCTGGgggaagggaatgatggagctCCGTTGTGCGGGCAAGTCGGCCATCTATTTTGTACGTCGCTATGTGCCGCACAGTGTGTCTGAACACTATGGAGGAGTTGAAATGTGTGATGTGGACCTAGCTCCTCTTTATTGTGCGATGTAATGTGTAAAACAATATGTATGTTCTGTATCACAATCTTTTTTTGTAGTACTCATCATAAGTTCCATTAAAATGTTGATGTACATCTTCAACTCATGTATTAATAGAGGACATAGCATCAGCAACTACATCTAATCCACCTCCACAATTCCATCTCAGCATACTGCATTCCAACTGTCGATATAAATATGGGTAGTTAAAAGTCACTCACACAAAATTGATTAGTTGACATCTCTGTTTAATGCTGAACCATACAAAATTTCAGAAATGGAAATCATCACACAACaaccaaattttttattttaattgttcaTTTAACTAATCATCTGTCTTTTTTTTTAGACCAACATCCGGGAAGCAAAGAGTTTACAAGCATGACATAACATTATAACTGAGTTCACACTAAGATGATTTCAGCTCATACAAAAGTGGAGTTGTTGGACAAGTGCAGAACGTACACCACACTGCACCTAAACCAACAACTCCTTGGGACATGCACATCTGCATTGCAAGCTGAAGGAAAATCACAAAATAGTAGTACTTATATGCAACTAGATTATATACAACCAAAAGATAGAGAACCATACTTGCACTTGACAGACAGCAACTTAGACGCTAGGACGTTCTTCATCAAGGAGAAGTAGCAGATACCCCAACTTAGCATTCATGGGCATCCCCATGAAAACCTCCATCCGCTGGGGCTTGTCACTGAGAATGTTACACAAGTAGTACCTCTGTTTAAGTGTAAGACCATCGACACTTCCCAGCTTGTCGAATACCTCTTGACGAGCCTTTCCCATATCGAACTCATATCCGATCCTAGAAGAGATGGTTTCCAAGCGTGAATTGGTCTGGGCATGCAAATTCCCAAGGAACTCCATGAGTGCGTCGTCAGATGACGGCTGTTTTCGTTTCTGCCCGCCAGATTTGGTCGTTGATACGGCTTGCTGCTGCCCGGACTGTGCTTCACTGCTATTCTGTTTATCAGCAGTACCTGACGAATTTGGAGGTATCTCATCACCTAGGAAATCCTCAAATGTGGGGTGGTAGTCATTCTCGTTAGTTTGGCTAGCACTTGCCATTTGGGCACGCTGACTAGTAGCTGCCACGTCTATATTCTCCGAGCCCGATCCCTTAGCACGGTCTTTGCCAAAGATGCATTGCCAAGCCTCCCAGTACGGCCACGATTTGTATCGCATGAATTTTGCATCTTTGTCTGCCTATACAAAGCCAATACAAAAACTTTCACATCCAAAAAATCACTGCTCTTAGTTTATGACAGAACACGATAAGATAAACAACCTACCGCCACAACTTGCGCCCACTGATCGTCATCAATATCTATCTTATAGTCGTTGTTCACATTGAAACCTACGCCACTACGGCTGAGTATGTCGCGAAGACTGTTATAGTTTTTTTTCCAAGCCGTTATTTTGGATGAAATGTGCGGGTTTCCCTTGATGTCGGAATTTGGAAATTCTTTCCGGATATCATCTTCAACCTTCTGTTGGTATCCAGCACGGAACCCATTGTCTGATTTCCAGCCCCTCGCCACCAACTCTAGCAACGATGAGACCAATATTTCTTCCTCTCTTACTACCCACATACGCCGGGTACGATCACCCTTGCGGAACTTGTTTCGAGCTAGTCCATTCCAACCTAAAATTTAGGTACAAAAACAACAACACGAAGACAGTAGCCATCTGTAATTTTAACCAACATTCGACAAAAAAAACAGAGGAAGAAGACAAGACACTAACCAGCTTGAGGACACCCATTGCTATCAGTTGCAGTACGATTTGACGACATAACAACTGCAATAGAGTACACTCATATATTAGAAATCGGATTGTGCGACAATGTAATTTCCGGCAAAGGCAAGTTGGGGAAATCGCAACACCATTTATAGGGGGGAAACGCAGGCATCTCAGTTATTAACATAACACACAACCAAACTCGGTCAAAAATCTAACTGAACATAAACATTAGAGCACTATTTAAGAATCATCAGACCAATATCGTGGCTTAAGAAACATCCTGTCCAAACTGATTACGACACAGAGAGACTCACCTCTGTGTTGACGACGAAGGGAAGATTGCCGTCTGAGTAGATTCTGACCTCACCCTTGTTGCATAGTGTGTGCTGCTATGGTCGACTGTAATTTAAGAGCTGAGGGTTGCTGTGATTATTTAGCTGAGTTTTGAGCAATTCCTCAAAATTTCAGCGGGATTGTACCCGCGTTAATTTCAATTGAAGCGCCaattaaaaatttgattttttatgcGGGGTATTTTTGGCAGTTCACCTAATCCTCAATATCTGAAATGGAACAAATCTGATACACCGAACACCACGGTCAATTTCGGAATTGGTGGGTTAGCCCTCACCAATTCTGGATCAGTCTGTATTAAGGTGCAATGCACAACATTTTTTAAAGTAATAACGTACCACCAATCCCGTGCTGCCATGTGAAACATTGGAGTGTTGATAGGAGTGTATTCAGCAATATTCATTTAGTTTGCGCTTACAGATTGCATGATAATAATAGGTGGATTGCAGTATAGATTGTTGAGTATTACCGTATAGGCATAGAATGTTTGAGTTGCAGTATATATATAGACACATTATTTTTTCATACTGTAATTTTGCTATATAGACAATATGCAATATTCAACACTCACTCTAACTATGGTGGCATCTTAATGCTCCCCATGTTGAT
This sequence is a window from Salvia splendens isolate huo1 chromosome 14, SspV2, whole genome shotgun sequence. Protein-coding genes within it:
- the LOC121765578 gene encoding uncharacterized protein LOC121765578, whose product is MQFVYLLAGWEGSAGDSRVLRDAITRPGSFKVPQGCYYLCDSAYANSNGFLTPYKGVRYHLNEWGQGNAMPQDPKELFNMRHTRARNVIERAFAVLKMRWGILRSASYYPIKIQIRLIMACFLLHNFIRREMATDPVEAELDEETWEYAADEEIAAQDYVGGVDPSAEWTQKREALATHMWNNR
- the LOC121764934 gene encoding uncharacterized protein LOC121764934, producing MSSNRTATDSNGCPQAGWNGLARNKFRKGDRTRRMWVVREEEILVSSLLELVARGWKSDNGFRAGYQQKVEDDIRKEFPNSDIKGNPHISSKITAWKKNYNSLRDILSRSGVGFNVNNDYKIDIDDDQWAQVVAADKDAKFMRYKSWPYWEAWQCIFGKDRAKGSGSENIDVAATSQRAQMASASQTNENDYHPTFEDFLGDEIPPNSSGTADKQNSSEAQSGQQQAVSTTKSGGQKRKQPSSDDALMEFLGNLHAQTNSRLETISSRIGYEFDMGKARQEVFDKLGSVDGLTLKQRYYLCNILSDKPQRMEVFMGMPMNAKLGYLLLLLDEERPSV